From a single Brassica rapa cultivar Chiifu-401-42 chromosome A01, CAAS_Brap_v3.01, whole genome shotgun sequence genomic region:
- the LOC103869146 gene encoding uncharacterized protein DDB_G0284459 — MVERRSSKKTTQLGNKEDQNPRKFYSRFLFKALILAVFCSIVPVFLSQTPELANQTRLLELLHLVFVGLAVSYGLFSRRNYDGGGSSNNDHKPDHNNTNPHAYVPKLLEVSSVFNVGHESESDPSDESSGDPRKIQTWRNKYHMKSPEVVLSRENKTRFVDRVGSGVREKPLLLPVRSLNYSRVPDDSGGPWEKVRSKRELLKSLGDDDNSDVLPSPIPWRSRSSSSTEVESQTSIATVESQPLIKTPANLTSSSSSSRPLPKLTTESGVETDEDTVRKQRFRPSPSSPPSPPPPPPLPAFYNSASRKENSFGVNRMESRESSVQKKKFPGGEFHPPPPPPPPPPMDYYKSPPTKLRASSERRKSSEQKMKRNSPKKVWWSDPIAESKEHRVTREEDTEKNNDGRGFLGSKAGDESEDDEHSEVEEKKIEKDEGACGNNSDVDKKADEFIAKFREQIRLQRIESIKRSTNKISANSSK, encoded by the coding sequence ATGGTGGAAAGAAGAAGCTCCAAGAAGACAACCCAATTGGGTAACAAAGAAGATCAAAACCCTAGAAAATTCTACTCTCGATTCCTCTTCAAAGCCCTTATCCTCGCCGTGTTCTGCTCCATCGTACCTGTCTTCCTTTCTCAGACACCGGAGCTCGCTAACCAAACCAGACTCCTCGAGCTTCTCCACCTTGTTTTCGTGGGACTCGCCGTCTCTTACGGTCTCTTCAGCCGCCGGAACTACGACGGAGGTGGATCAAGCAATAACGACCACAAACCTGATCATAACAATACTAATCCGCATGCCTACGTTCCTAAGCTTCTTGAAGTATCCTCTGTTTTCAACGTGGGTCACGAGAGTGAATCTGATCCGTCCGATGAATCCTCCGGCGATCCCCGTAAGATTCAGACATGGAGGAACAAGTACCACATGAAAAGTCCCGAGGTTGTTCTTTCCAGAGAGAACAAGACTCGGTTCGTTGATCGAGTTGGTTCAGGGGTCAGAGAGAAGCCTCTGCTTTTGCCTGTTCGTAGCTTGAACTATTCTCGTGTTCCTGATGACTCCGGCGGCCCATGGGAGAAAGTGAGATCGAAGAGAGAGCTGCTCAAGAGTCTCGGTGATGATGATAACAGCGATGTGCTTCCTTCTCCTATTCCATGGAGGTCCCGATCATCATCGTCAACGGAGGTTGAATCTCAGACGTCCATAGCTACGGTTGAATCTCAGCCGTTGATCAAGACTCCGGCGAATCTGacgtcatcttcatcttcttcgcgACCTTTACCTAAGCTCACAACTGAGTCCGGTGTGGAAACGGATGAAGACACCGTGAGGAAGCAGAGGTTTCGCCCATCACCATCATCACCTCCTTCTCCTCCGCCTCCGCCGCCGTTGCCGGCGTTTTACAACTCGGCTTCGAGAAAGGAAAATTCTTTTGGAGTTAACAGGATGGAGTCTAGAGAATCAtcagttcagaagaagaagtTTCCAGGCGGTGAGTTTCATCCTCCGCCGCCtccgccaccaccacctccgATGGACTACTACAAGTCGCCTCCGACGAAACTCAGAGCAAGCAGCGAACGGAGAAAATCTTCGGAGCAAAAGATGAAAAGAAACTCTCCTAAAAAGGTGTGGTGGTCTGATCCCATCGCTGAATCGAAGGAACATAGGGTTACTAGAGAAGAAGACACGGAGAAGAATAATGATGGAAGAGGTTTCTTGGGGAGCAAGGCAGGTGACGAATCGGAGGATGATGAACACAGCGAGGTCGAGGAGAAGAAGATAGAAAAAGATGAAGGAGCTTGTGGTAACAACAGTGACGTGGACAAGAAGGCTGATGAGTTCATTGCAAAATTCAGAGAACAGATTAGGTTGCAAAGAATCGAATCCATCAAGAGGTCTACTAATAAGATCTCTGCTAATTCTTCAAAGTAG
- the LOC103869156 gene encoding homeobox-leucine zipper protein HAT4, which produces MMFEKDDLGLSLGLNLPKKQMNLKSNPSVSLTPSSSSFGLLRRSSFNESFNSSVPYSDSSRVETRTFIRGIDVNQPPSTAEYGDKDAGVSSPNSTVSSSTGKRSEREEDTDPQGSRGISDDEDGDNSRKKLRLSKDQSAILEETFKDHSTLNPKQKQALAKQLGLRARQVEVWFQNRRARTKLKQTEVDCEFLRRCCENLTEENRRLQKEVTELRSLKLSPQFYMHMNPPTTLTMCPSCEHVSVPPPPPQVAASGHHQRSLPVNPWAPATRVSHGLTFDAFRPRS; this is translated from the exons ATGATGTTTGAGAAAGACGATCTGGGTCTGAGCTTAGGCTTGAATCTTCCCAAGAAACAAATGAATCTCAAATCTAACCCATCTGTTTCTCTtactccatcttcttcttcttttggatTACTTCGAAGATCTTCCTTCAACGAGAGTTTTAATTCTTCAG TTCCATACTCAGATTCGAGTCGTGTAGAAACAAGAACCTTCATCCGTGGAATCGACGTGAACCAACCACCTTCTACGGCGGAATACGGCGACAAAGACGCCGGAGTATCTTCTCCGAACAGCACAGTCTCGAGCTCCACCGGTAAAAGGAGCGAGAGAGAAGAGGACACAGATCCGCAAGGCTCAAGAGGTATCAGTGACGATGAAGACGGTGATAACTCGAGGAAGAAGCTTAGACTCTCCAAAGATCAGTCTGCTATTCTCGAAGAGACCTTCAAGGATCACAGCACTCTCAACCCGAAGCAGAAGCAAGCTTTGGCTAAGCAATTAGGATTAAGAGCAAGACAAGTGGAAGTTTGGTTTCAGAACAGACGAGCAAG GACAAAGCTGAAGCAGACGGAGGTTGACTGCGAGTTCTTACGGCGATGCTGCGAGAATCTAACGGAAGAGAACCGTCGGCTACAGAAAGAGGTAACGGAGCTGAGGTCGCTTAAGCTCTCTCCTCAGTTCTACATGCACATGAACCCACCCACCACACTGACCATGTGCCCTTCATGTGAACACGTGTCGgtcccaccaccaccacctcaaGTTGCTGCGTCCGGACACCACCAGAGGTCGCTGCCGGTCAATCCATGGGCTCCTGCTACGAGGGTTTCTCACGGCTTGACGTTTGACGCGTTTCGTCCTCGGTcctag